A portion of the Parasedimentitalea marina genome contains these proteins:
- a CDS encoding UDP-N-acetylglucosamine--N-acetylmuramyl-(pentapeptide) pyrophosphoryl-undecaprenol N-acetylglucosamine transferase — protein sequence MAQKLLLMAAGGTGGHMFPAQALAEDMLKRGWRVKLSTDARGARYTGGFPHSTEITEVSSATFARGGLLAKAMVAPKILGGVLSMARQMRRERPDVVVGFGGYPSIPALGAATLLGLPRMIHEQNGVLGRVNQLFAKRVAGVACGVWPTDLPDGVLAEHVGNPVRNAVLERAGAAYIAPGDYPMSILVMGGSQGARILSDIVPGAIAALPAEIRQHLRVSHQARDEDGARVKAFYAEHGINADVQPFFQDVPALMSETQLVISRSGASSIADISVIGRPSVLVPFAAAAGDHQSANARGLVEAGGAVLIPENLLDVDTLSAQIAAILSNPTAALKMSMAALSAGVPDATDRLVALVEQLAEKEKS from the coding sequence ATGGCTCAGAAACTGCTATTGATGGCGGCTGGCGGTACGGGGGGGCATATGTTCCCGGCGCAGGCGCTGGCCGAGGATATGTTGAAACGCGGCTGGCGGGTGAAGCTGTCAACTGATGCGCGCGGCGCGCGATATACTGGCGGCTTTCCACATTCGACCGAAATAACCGAGGTGTCCTCGGCCACGTTTGCCCGTGGTGGGCTGCTGGCCAAGGCCATGGTGGCGCCGAAAATCCTGGGTGGCGTGCTGAGCATGGCGCGACAGATGCGGCGTGAGCGGCCCGATGTTGTGGTGGGCTTTGGCGGCTATCCGTCGATCCCCGCTTTGGGCGCGGCGACGCTTTTGGGGCTGCCACGGATGATCCATGAACAAAACGGTGTGCTGGGGCGGGTCAACCAGTTGTTTGCCAAACGCGTAGCGGGTGTGGCCTGTGGCGTCTGGCCGACGGACTTGCCTGACGGCGTTCTGGCCGAGCACGTCGGTAACCCTGTGCGCAACGCAGTGCTGGAACGGGCCGGAGCCGCCTATATTGCGCCTGGCGACTATCCGATGTCGATCTTGGTGATGGGCGGCAGTCAGGGTGCGCGTATCCTAAGTGATATCGTGCCCGGTGCCATTGCGGCCTTGCCTGCAGAGATCCGCCAACACTTGCGGGTGTCGCATCAGGCGCGGGATGAAGACGGTGCAAGGGTGAAGGCGTTTTATGCCGAGCATGGCATCAATGCCGATGTACAGCCCTTTTTCCAAGATGTACCAGCCCTAATGAGTGAGACACAATTGGTGATTTCCCGTTCTGGGGCCTCTTCGATTGCGGATATCTCGGTTATTGGGCGGCCCTCGGTCCTGGTTCCGTTCGCTGCTGCCGCAGGCGACCACCAAAGTGCCAATGCGCGGGGACTGGTCGAGGCAGGCGGTGCGGTGCTGATACCTGAAAATCTGCTCGATGTGGATACATTGTCTGCCCAAATCGCCGCCATTCTAAGCAACCCCACTGCAGCCCTGAAAATGTCGATGGCAGCACTTAGCGCCGGAGTTCCCGATGCCACCGACCGTTTGGTGGCCCTGGTCGAGCAACTGGCTGAAAAGGAAAAATCATGA
- the murD gene encoding UDP-N-acetylmuramoyl-L-alanine--D-glutamate ligase — MIPVQGFSGANVAVLGLGRSGLAAARALRAGAAIPVCWDDNPAAREAAEAEGFACRDLHKQGAFDDIATLIVSPGIAHLYPKPNPAVRAALDAGVPVDNDIGLFFRSLATPEWDNFERAPRVVAVTGSNGKSTTVALLHHILESAGKEVQMAGNIGRGVLDIDPPGEGGVVVLELSSYQTELARSLTPDVAVFTNLSADHLDRHAGLGGYFAAKRRLFAEGGPDRAVIGVDEEEGVFLAGQMSMGASDDRVIRVSSGRKLGGVGWNVFARKGFLSEYRKGRQAGSIDLREMTGLPGAHNHQNACAAYAAARTLGLAPRMIEGALETYPGLPHRSQPVADAGGVRYVNDSKATNVDSAVKALSAFKKVRWICGGLEKDGGLDALKGATGSVQKAYVIGREAAHFAVQLDVETEICGTMAVAVERAMADAQPGEVVLLAPAAASFDQYDSFETRGDDFIAEVTERLG; from the coding sequence ATGATCCCGGTACAAGGATTTTCAGGGGCCAATGTGGCCGTTCTGGGGTTGGGGCGATCCGGCCTTGCGGCGGCGCGGGCTTTGCGGGCGGGTGCGGCAATTCCGGTCTGTTGGGATGACAACCCAGCCGCGCGGGAGGCCGCTGAAGCCGAAGGCTTTGCCTGTCGGGACTTGCACAAACAGGGGGCGTTCGATGACATCGCCACACTGATCGTATCACCTGGAATTGCGCACCTGTACCCCAAACCCAATCCGGCGGTGCGCGCTGCATTGGATGCGGGCGTGCCAGTGGACAATGATATCGGCCTGTTTTTCCGATCTTTAGCAACGCCCGAATGGGATAATTTTGAGCGCGCACCACGGGTGGTGGCAGTAACGGGATCAAACGGCAAATCCACCACGGTGGCGCTATTGCATCATATCCTGGAAAGTGCCGGCAAAGAGGTGCAGATGGCGGGCAATATCGGCCGCGGTGTGCTGGATATTGATCCGCCCGGCGAGGGTGGCGTTGTGGTGCTTGAGCTGAGCTCGTACCAGACTGAACTGGCCCGTTCGCTGACACCGGATGTGGCAGTGTTCACCAATCTGTCAGCAGATCATCTGGATCGTCATGCCGGTCTGGGAGGCTATTTCGCGGCCAAACGCCGGTTGTTCGCCGAAGGAGGGCCGGACCGCGCCGTCATTGGCGTGGACGAGGAAGAGGGGGTGTTTTTGGCCGGGCAGATGTCCATGGGGGCTTCAGATGACCGGGTAATCCGGGTGTCGTCAGGCCGTAAACTGGGTGGTGTCGGCTGGAATGTCTTTGCCCGCAAAGGGTTCTTGTCGGAGTACCGTAAAGGCAGGCAGGCAGGGTCAATTGATCTGCGTGAGATGACGGGACTGCCCGGGGCGCATAATCATCAGAATGCCTGTGCGGCCTATGCGGCAGCGCGCACATTGGGGCTGGCGCCTCGGATGATTGAAGGTGCGCTGGAAACCTACCCCGGTTTGCCCCATCGCAGTCAGCCGGTCGCGGATGCAGGTGGGGTTCGCTATGTGAATGACAGCAAGGCCACCAATGTGGACAGTGCGGTTAAAGCGCTGAGTGCTTTTAAGAAGGTGCGCTGGATCTGTGGTGGCTTGGAAAAAGACGGCGGTCTGGATGCGCTGAAGGGCGCCACTGGATCGGTGCAAAAGGCCTATGTGATTGGTCGCGAGGCGGCGCATTTTGCCGTGCAACTGGATGTTGAAACCGAAATCTGTGGCACGATGGCGGTTGCTGTTGAGCGCGCTATGGCCGATGCGCAGCCCGGCGAAGTGGTGCTGTTGGCCCCGGCGGCGGCAAGTTTTGATCAGTATGACAGTTTTGAGACACGGGGCGATGATTTCATTGCCGAGGTGACGGAGCGTCTGGGCTAG
- a CDS encoding NAD(P)/FAD-dependent oxidoreductase — MLYQTLILGAGAAGMMCARFAGPGTLVIDHARAPGEKIRISGGGRCNFTNMYAEAKNFISANPHFCKSALARFSQWDFVALMDQHGIAWHEKTLGQLFCDGSAKQVVAMLVQELQNAGAELWLETSVTSVSRVEQGFSVTMARAGKTQVLTCRNLVLATGGKSIPKMGATGLAYDIARQFNLPLTETRPGLVPFTFSDDRFKPLAGVALPARLSNARTTFDEALLFTHRGLSGPSVLQLSSYWHEGEVITVNLIPELPLYDLLRDQRQAEGRRDLTTELARLLPTRLADYLSTDLRLKGRLADQSDAALQDLCAQVSNWQLTPSGTEGYRTAEVTLGGLDTDALSSKTMESKSVPGLYAIGECVDVTGWLGGFNFQWAWSSGHAAGRAIAAANR, encoded by the coding sequence ATGTTGTATCAAACCCTCATTCTTGGTGCCGGCGCGGCTGGCATGATGTGCGCCCGTTTTGCAGGTCCCGGCACGCTGGTGATCGACCACGCCCGCGCTCCCGGCGAGAAAATCCGCATCTCGGGCGGCGGCCGCTGCAATTTCACCAATATGTATGCCGAGGCTAAGAACTTCATCTCGGCCAACCCGCATTTCTGCAAGTCGGCGCTGGCGCGGTTCAGCCAATGGGACTTTGTCGCCCTGATGGATCAGCACGGAATTGCCTGGCACGAGAAAACCCTGGGGCAGCTGTTCTGTGATGGGTCCGCCAAACAGGTGGTCGCAATGCTGGTGCAAGAGCTTCAGAACGCCGGGGCGGAACTCTGGCTCGAGACCTCGGTCACCTCAGTCTCCCGCGTTGAGCAGGGGTTTTCTGTCACAATGGCGCGCGCAGGCAAGACCCAGGTCCTGACCTGCCGCAATCTGGTGCTGGCCACCGGCGGCAAATCCATCCCCAAAATGGGCGCCACCGGCCTCGCCTATGACATCGCCCGCCAATTCAACCTGCCACTCACCGAGACCCGCCCTGGCTTGGTGCCCTTCACCTTCTCGGACGATCGCTTCAAACCCCTGGCCGGCGTTGCCCTGCCCGCACGCCTGTCCAATGCCCGCACGACGTTCGACGAGGCGCTGCTGTTCACCCATCGCGGCCTCTCGGGCCCCTCCGTGCTGCAACTGTCCTCTTACTGGCACGAAGGTGAGGTGATCACAGTCAACCTGATCCCCGAATTGCCCCTGTACGATCTGCTGCGCGACCAGCGCCAGGCCGAGGGCCGCCGAGACCTGACAACCGAACTCGCCCGCCTGCTGCCCACACGGCTGGCGGATTACCTGTCAACCGACCTGCGCCTCAAAGGTCGGCTTGCCGACCAGTCCGACGCCGCATTGCAGGACCTGTGTGCACAAGTGTCCAACTGGCAGCTCACCCCCTCCGGAACCGAAGGCTACCGCACAGCCGAGGTCACTTTGGGCGGTCTTGACACCGATGCGCTATCGTCGAAAACGATGGAGTCTAAATCCGTTCCCGGTCTCTACGCCATCGGCGAATGCGTCGACGTCACCGGTTGGTTGGGCGGTTTCAACTTCCAATGGGCCTGGTCATCGGGCCACGCGGCCGGCCGCGCCATCGCCGCCGCCAACCGCTAG
- the murC gene encoding UDP-N-acetylmuramate--L-alanine ligase, with protein MTPTTKLPGDVGPIHFVGIGGIGMSGIAEVLLNQGYVVQGSDLKASKLTDRLAELGARVFVGQKAENLEDAAVVVISSAIKPGNPELDEARRQGLPVVRRAEMLAELMRLKSNIAIAGTHGKTTTTTMMAELMVAGNFDPTVVNGGIIHAYGSNARVGAGEWMVVEADESDGTFNRLPATIAVVTNIDPEHMEHWGNFDTLRDGFYDFVSNIPFYGVAVCNTDHAEVQALVGRITDRRVVTYGFNAQADVRASNLTYKAGVAHFDIHLQAEDLVIEGCTLPMPGDHNVSNALAAVAVSRHLGMDGDEIREALANFGGVNRRFTKVGEVNGVTIIDDYGHHPVEILAVLKAARQACEGRVIAVHQPHRYSRLSSLFDDFCACFNEADVVAIAEVFAAGEEPIEGAGRDDLVAGLIRHGHRHARVLIDEDDLERLVREQAQPGDMVVCLGAGTISAWANGLPVRLGA; from the coding sequence ATGACCCCTACAACCAAGCTCCCCGGTGACGTTGGCCCGATCCATTTTGTTGGCATTGGTGGCATTGGCATGTCCGGTATCGCCGAAGTGCTGTTGAACCAGGGCTATGTGGTGCAGGGCTCGGACCTAAAGGCCTCCAAGCTGACGGACCGTCTGGCTGAATTGGGCGCGCGGGTCTTTGTGGGGCAGAAGGCTGAGAATCTGGAAGACGCCGCTGTGGTGGTGATTTCCTCGGCGATCAAACCGGGCAACCCGGAACTGGACGAGGCCCGCCGTCAGGGCTTGCCGGTGGTGCGCCGCGCCGAGATGCTGGCAGAATTAATGCGGCTGAAGTCCAACATCGCCATTGCTGGGACCCACGGCAAGACCACCACGACCACCATGATGGCTGAGCTGATGGTGGCCGGTAATTTTGACCCCACCGTAGTCAACGGTGGCATTATTCACGCTTATGGCAGTAACGCGCGTGTTGGCGCGGGCGAATGGATGGTGGTCGAAGCAGATGAAAGCGACGGCACCTTTAATCGCCTGCCCGCAACCATTGCCGTGGTCACCAATATTGACCCCGAGCATATGGAGCACTGGGGCAATTTCGATACCCTGCGCGATGGGTTCTATGATTTTGTCAGCAATATCCCATTCTATGGCGTTGCCGTCTGCAATACCGATCATGCCGAGGTTCAGGCGCTGGTGGGCCGGATCACCGACCGCCGAGTGGTAACCTATGGCTTTAACGCGCAAGCCGATGTGCGGGCCAGCAATCTGACCTACAAGGCGGGTGTGGCGCATTTTGACATCCACCTGCAAGCAGAGGACTTGGTGATCGAGGGCTGTACTTTGCCGATGCCCGGCGACCACAATGTGTCGAACGCACTGGCCGCTGTTGCGGTGTCGCGGCATCTGGGTATGGACGGTGATGAAATTCGCGAGGCACTGGCCAATTTTGGCGGCGTCAACCGGCGCTTTACCAAGGTGGGCGAGGTCAATGGTGTCACCATAATTGACGACTATGGCCACCACCCGGTGGAAATTCTGGCGGTGCTGAAAGCCGCCCGTCAGGCCTGTGAGGGCCGGGTGATCGCAGTGCACCAGCCCCACCGCTATTCACGGCTCTCCAGCCTGTTCGACGATTTCTGCGCCTGCTTCAACGAGGCCGATGTGGTGGCCATTGCCGAGGTCTTTGCTGCTGGCGAAGAACCAATTGAAGGGGCAGGTCGCGACGATCTGGTGGCCGGGTTGATCCGCCACGGTCACCGTCATGCGCGG
- the ftsW gene encoding putative lipid II flippase FtsW, with the protein MTEMVYGAVPTQVGEPILPKWWRTVDKWTLSCILGLFIVGLLLGLAASVPLAARNGFDNFHYVQRQAVFGCTALVAMVMTSMMTPTLVRRLAVIGFACAFVALAMLPVFGTDFGKGAVRWYSLGFASLQPSEFLKPGFVVVAAWMIASSQHINGPPGKLWSFGLCVTVVLMLAMQPDFGQASLVLFGWGVMYFVAGAPIVLLVGMAAIVVLGGMFAYSNSEHFARRIDGFLNPDVDPTTQLGYAADAIREGGLFGVGVGEGQVKWSLPDAHTDFIVAVAAEEYGLVLVLILITLYATIVVRSLFRLMRERDTFIRLAGTGLVCMFGVQAMINMGVAVRLLPAKGMTLPFVSYGGSSLIAGGIAVGMLLAFTRSRPQGGIADLLRGHERG; encoded by the coding sequence ATGACTGAAATGGTCTATGGCGCGGTTCCCACGCAGGTCGGTGAACCAATCCTCCCGAAGTGGTGGCGGACAGTGGATAAGTGGACATTGTCCTGTATCCTGGGTCTGTTCATAGTTGGTCTGTTGCTGGGCCTTGCGGCCTCGGTGCCGCTGGCGGCGCGCAACGGGTTTGACAATTTTCACTATGTGCAGCGACAAGCGGTGTTTGGCTGCACGGCGTTGGTGGCCATGGTGATGACATCGATGATGACACCGACGCTGGTGCGCCGACTGGCGGTGATCGGATTTGCCTGTGCTTTTGTGGCGCTGGCGATGTTGCCGGTGTTTGGCACTGACTTTGGCAAGGGCGCTGTGCGGTGGTACAGTCTTGGCTTTGCATCGTTGCAGCCTTCTGAATTTTTGAAACCGGGTTTTGTGGTGGTGGCGGCCTGGATGATTGCCTCAAGCCAACATATCAACGGTCCTCCGGGCAAGCTGTGGTCGTTTGGCCTCTGCGTGACGGTGGTACTGATGCTGGCAATGCAGCCTGATTTTGGTCAGGCCAGTCTGGTGCTGTTCGGCTGGGGGGTTATGTATTTTGTCGCTGGAGCGCCGATTGTGTTGCTGGTCGGCATGGCGGCGATTGTGGTGTTGGGCGGTATGTTTGCCTATTCCAACTCTGAACATTTTGCCCGGCGTATTGATGGGTTTCTGAACCCGGATGTCGATCCGACAACGCAACTGGGTTATGCGGCGGACGCGATCCGCGAGGGCGGCCTGTTTGGCGTTGGCGTTGGTGAAGGCCAGGTGAAATGGTCGCTGCCGGATGCCCATACTGATTTCATTGTTGCCGTCGCCGCCGAGGAATACGGGCTGGTGCTGGTGCTGATCCTGATCACCCTATATGCCACAATCGTCGTGCGCTCGCTGTTTCGGCTGATGCGCGAACGGGATACGTTTATTCGATTGGCGGGGACCGGGCTGGTTTGCATGTTCGGCGTTCAGGCTATGATTAACATGGGTGTCGCCGTACGGTTGCTGCCAGCCAAGGGTATGACGCTGCCGTTTGTCAGTTATGGTGGCTCGTCGCTGATCGCCGGCGGTATCGCGGTTGGCATGTTGCTGGCCTTTACCCGCTCGCGGCCCCAAGGTGGTATTGCAGATCTGTTGCGCGGACATGAACGCGGCTGA